Proteins from a genomic interval of Leifsonia shinshuensis:
- a CDS encoding cold-shock protein: MPTGKVKFYDEEKGFGFISTDDGQEVFLHASALPAGAVVKAGSRLEFGIADGKRGAQALSVRVLEAPPSLVKMKRKSADDMAIIVEDLVKLLDGIGANLRRGKYPDKAHGAKIAAVLRRVADDLDA; the protein is encoded by the coding sequence ATGCCTACCGGCAAGGTCAAGTTCTACGACGAGGAGAAAGGCTTCGGCTTCATCAGCACCGATGACGGCCAGGAGGTCTTCCTGCACGCCTCTGCGCTGCCCGCCGGTGCCGTGGTGAAGGCCGGGTCGCGGCTCGAGTTCGGCATCGCCGACGGCAAGCGCGGCGCCCAGGCGCTCTCCGTCCGCGTGCTGGAGGCCCCTCCGAGCCTGGTGAAGATGAAGCGCAAGTCGGCCGACGACATGGCCATCATCGTCGAAGACCTCGTGAAGCTGCTCGACGGCATCGGCGCCAACCTGCGCCGCGGCAAGTACCCGGACAAGGCGCACGGCGCCAAGATCGCGGCGGTGCTGCGCCGGGTTGCGGACGACCTGGATGCCTGA
- a CDS encoding DUF2510 domain-containing protein — MTNAGWYPDPNGTAQQRWWDGQRRRSPSMRRRNRRSRTRSRGLCLARARHGMNECHGTM; from the coding sequence ATGACGAACGCAGGGTGGTACCCGGACCCGAACGGAACCGCGCAACAGCGATGGTGGGACGGGCAGCGGAGGCGGTCCCCGTCGATGCGCCGCCGGAATCGTCGAAGCCGCACGAGATCCCGCGGACTCTGCCTCGCGCGGGCTCGGCATGGGATGAATGAATGTCACGGAACGATGTAG
- a CDS encoding PaaI family thioesterase, which translates to MGWNDPMSDEKDQWREAIRTARAAFAGQQFTALVGAELVRFAPGVAELRIPFREDLQQQHGFLHGGVIAYAIDNAVSFAAGTRLGANILTSGITVSYLRPATGDLTAVATVVDTTRRQAVVRCEVFCETDAGRVLVASGQGTVVVTG; encoded by the coding sequence ATGGGATGGAATGACCCCATGTCTGATGAGAAGGACCAGTGGCGTGAAGCGATCAGGACCGCCCGGGCCGCGTTCGCCGGCCAACAGTTCACCGCGCTGGTCGGCGCCGAACTGGTCCGGTTCGCGCCCGGCGTCGCAGAGCTGCGGATCCCGTTCCGTGAGGACCTGCAACAGCAGCACGGGTTCCTCCATGGTGGGGTGATCGCCTACGCGATCGACAACGCAGTCAGTTTCGCCGCCGGCACCCGGCTCGGCGCGAACATCCTCACCTCCGGCATCACCGTCTCCTACCTCCGACCGGCGACCGGCGACCTGACCGCGGTCGCAACCGTCGTCGACACGACCAGACGGCAGGCGGTCGTCCGCTGCGAAGTGTTCTGCGAAACGGACGCAGGGCGTGTGCTCGTCGCAAGCGGTCAAGGCACGGTCGTCGTCACCGGGTAG
- a CDS encoding DUF3027 domain-containing protein has translation MPEDPRTEDRTDADVAAEASAVDEKAADESVVEAAAADESVAPESAAEESGAEESAAEESVTEDSAADESASEESAADEPAADAPAVVGDVSELIASVPLARAALAEITPERTIGEPLGHVVEADGVVSLLFAAALPGYPGWHWTVTVGRADDDAQPTVLEAELMPGEDSLLAPDWVPWSERLAEYQAAQEALAAEAGATGVEGAGDDEARDDDEEFDEDAEYDESDEDEDDEEDDDSGEPEDDDRDIHDLHGDDDLDGVDIDSVDVAFDEETDVDTELDLASEEAAALADDESDDEDADGEDSDDEDADDEDADDEDAEAEDADDVSASAAPAGAGDAEVGEAEQA, from the coding sequence ATGCCTGAGGACCCCCGCACCGAGGACAGGACGGACGCGGACGTGGCCGCCGAGGCGTCGGCGGTCGACGAGAAGGCGGCTGACGAGTCGGTCGTCGAGGCTGCGGCTGCTGACGAGTCGGTGGCTCCGGAATCCGCTGCTGAGGAGTCGGGTGCCGAAGAGTCGGCTGCTGAGGAGTCGGTCACCGAAGATTCGGCTGCTGACGAGTCGGCGTCCGAGGAATCGGCGGCCGACGAGCCCGCCGCGGACGCGCCCGCGGTCGTCGGCGACGTCTCGGAGCTGATCGCGTCGGTCCCGCTCGCGCGGGCGGCGCTCGCCGAGATCACGCCGGAGCGCACGATTGGCGAGCCCCTCGGGCACGTCGTGGAGGCGGACGGCGTCGTCTCGCTGCTGTTCGCGGCGGCGCTCCCCGGCTATCCCGGCTGGCACTGGACCGTCACCGTCGGCCGCGCCGACGACGACGCGCAGCCGACCGTGCTCGAGGCCGAGCTGATGCCCGGCGAGGACTCCCTGCTCGCTCCGGACTGGGTGCCGTGGTCGGAGCGTCTAGCCGAGTACCAGGCCGCCCAGGAGGCGCTCGCCGCCGAGGCCGGCGCGACCGGCGTCGAGGGGGCGGGCGACGACGAGGCCCGCGACGACGACGAGGAGTTCGACGAGGACGCCGAGTACGACGAGTCGGACGAGGACGAGGACGACGAGGAGGACGACGACTCGGGGGAGCCCGAGGACGACGACCGCGACATCCACGACCTCCACGGCGACGACGACCTCGACGGCGTGGACATCGACTCGGTCGACGTCGCGTTCGACGAGGAGACCGACGTCGACACCGAGCTCGACCTCGCCTCCGAGGAGGCGGCGGCGCTGGCCGACGACGAGTCGGACGACGAGGACGCGGACGGCGAGGACTCTGACGACGAGGACGCTGACGACGAGGACGCTGACGACGAGGACGCCGAGGCCGAGGACGCCGACGACGTCAGCGCGTCAGCGGCGCCGGCGGGCGCGGGTGATGCTGAGGTAGGCGAAGCCGAGCAGGCCTAG
- the serC gene encoding phosphoserine transaminase — protein sequence MPDVTIPTDLLPADGRFGCGPSKVRPEQVAYLAGPGAELLGTSHRQAPVKNLVGRVRSGLGELFRLPDGYEVVIGNGGSTAFWDAAAFSLIEERSQNLVFGEFGGKFAKAAKTPWLQAPHVIEAPAGSRAEAEVVAGVDVYAWPHNETSTGVMAPVKRVHGDDGALTVIDATSAAGGADFDVTETDVYYFAPQKNFASDGGLWLALFSPAAIERVERIAASDRYIPEFLSIKNAIDNSRLDQTLNTPAVATLVLLENQLEWMNASGGLAWADARTKESSDALYAWAEGVDYATPFVADPAHRSQVVVTIDFDDRIDAAAVAKTLRANGIVDTEPYRKLGRNQLRIATFTAIEPADVRALIGCVEYVVERLG from the coding sequence ATGCCGGACGTGACCATTCCCACCGACCTCCTGCCCGCAGACGGACGATTCGGCTGCGGGCCGTCCAAGGTGCGCCCCGAGCAGGTGGCCTACCTGGCCGGCCCCGGCGCCGAGCTGCTCGGCACGTCCCACCGGCAGGCGCCGGTGAAGAACCTGGTCGGCCGGGTCCGTTCGGGCCTCGGCGAGCTGTTCCGACTCCCGGACGGCTACGAGGTGGTCATCGGCAACGGCGGCTCCACCGCCTTCTGGGACGCCGCCGCGTTCTCGCTCATCGAGGAGCGCAGCCAGAACCTGGTCTTCGGCGAGTTCGGCGGCAAGTTCGCCAAGGCGGCGAAGACGCCGTGGCTGCAGGCCCCGCACGTCATCGAGGCGCCCGCGGGCTCGCGCGCGGAGGCCGAGGTCGTGGCCGGCGTCGATGTCTACGCCTGGCCGCACAACGAGACCTCCACCGGCGTGATGGCGCCCGTGAAGCGCGTGCACGGCGATGACGGCGCGCTGACCGTCATCGACGCGACGAGCGCGGCGGGCGGCGCCGACTTCGACGTCACCGAGACCGACGTCTACTACTTCGCGCCGCAGAAGAACTTCGCGTCGGACGGCGGCCTCTGGCTCGCGCTGTTCTCCCCGGCCGCGATCGAGCGGGTCGAGCGGATCGCCGCGAGCGACCGCTATATCCCCGAGTTCCTCAGCATCAAGAACGCGATCGACAACTCGCGCCTCGACCAGACGCTCAACACCCCCGCGGTCGCGACGCTCGTGCTGCTCGAGAACCAGCTCGAGTGGATGAACGCCAGCGGCGGCCTCGCCTGGGCCGACGCCCGCACCAAGGAGTCTTCGGACGCCCTCTACGCGTGGGCGGAGGGCGTCGACTACGCCACGCCGTTCGTCGCCGACCCGGCGCACCGCTCGCAGGTGGTCGTCACGATCGACTTCGACGACCGGATCGACGCGGCGGCGGTCGCCAAGACACTCCGCGCCAATGGGATCGTCGACACCGAGCCCTACCGCAAGCTCGGCCGCAACCAGCTGCGCATCGCGACGTTCACGGCCATCGAGCCGGCGGACGTCCGGGCGCTCATCGGCTGCGTCGAGTACGTGGTCGAGCGCCTGGGCTGA
- a CDS encoding metal-dependent transcriptional regulator yields the protein MTDLIDTTEMYLRTILELEEDNIVPLRARISERLGHSGPTVSQTVGRMERDGLVVVSGDRHLELTDDGRRKAVHVMRKHRLAERLLSDVIELEWEYVHEEACRWEHVMSEQVERKLITMLGHPTESPYGNPIPGLGELGAPDAASTENLVNLVDVVRGRDSEVTARIRRLGEPAQVDPELLLQLKQAGVFPGSTGTFAAAGSYVTVQIDGFESGLELPNELAAHIFVDA from the coding sequence ATGACCGACCTGATCGACACGACAGAGATGTACCTTCGCACCATCCTGGAGCTGGAGGAGGACAACATCGTCCCGCTGCGTGCGCGCATCTCCGAGCGTCTCGGCCACTCGGGCCCGACCGTCTCCCAGACCGTGGGGCGCATGGAGCGCGACGGCCTCGTCGTCGTCTCCGGCGACCGCCACCTGGAGCTCACCGACGACGGGCGCAGGAAGGCCGTGCACGTGATGCGCAAGCACCGCCTTGCCGAGCGCCTGCTCAGCGACGTCATCGAGCTGGAGTGGGAGTACGTGCACGAGGAGGCGTGCCGCTGGGAGCACGTCATGAGCGAGCAGGTGGAGCGCAAGCTCATCACCATGCTCGGCCACCCCACCGAGTCGCCCTACGGCAACCCCATCCCCGGGCTCGGCGAGCTGGGCGCGCCCGACGCGGCCTCCACCGAGAACCTGGTCAACCTCGTCGACGTCGTGCGGGGCCGCGATTCTGAGGTGACTGCCAGGATCCGCCGGCTGGGCGAGCCGGCGCAGGTCGACCCGGAGCTGCTGCTCCAGCTCAAGCAGGCCGGGGTGTTTCCCGGCTCGACCGGCACTTTCGCTGCGGCGGGTTCCTACGTCACCGTGCAGATCGACGGCTTCGAATCGGGCCTCGAACTCCCGAACGAGCTCGCGGCGCACATCTTCGTGGACGCCTGA
- a CDS encoding HNH endonuclease codes for MKTLVLNAGYEPLAVVSFKRAIVLVMNQKATVLASDTAHPVWSISGRFDRPSVILLTRYVRIPHGRAVPVSRRGVLRRDGHHCGYCGKTATTIDHVLPRSRGGADSWENLVACCLRCNNVKGDRTPAEMGWTLRLTPRAPHDSSWVVRGVEGGQADWQDYLGVAA; via the coding sequence ATGAAGACCCTGGTCCTCAACGCCGGCTACGAGCCTCTCGCGGTCGTCTCCTTCAAACGCGCGATCGTCCTGGTGATGAATCAGAAAGCGACGGTCCTGGCGAGCGACACGGCGCACCCGGTCTGGAGCATCTCGGGCCGCTTCGACCGCCCGTCGGTGATACTGCTCACCCGCTACGTGCGCATCCCGCACGGCCGGGCCGTGCCGGTGTCCCGCCGCGGGGTGCTGCGGCGCGACGGCCACCACTGCGGCTACTGCGGCAAGACGGCGACGACGATCGACCACGTCCTCCCGCGCTCCCGCGGCGGCGCGGACAGCTGGGAGAACCTGGTCGCCTGCTGCCTGCGCTGCAACAACGTGAAGGGCGACAGGACGCCGGCGGAGATGGGCTGGACGCTGAGGCTCACCCCACGGGCCCCGCACGACAGCTCCTGGGTGGTCCGCGGCGTGGAAGGCGGCCAGGCGGACTGGCAGGACTACCTGGGGGTGGCGGCCTGA
- a CDS encoding C40 family peptidase: MAHSGTSDPAQDRTPQDPDTLASTSSTTSASGSQLVSRRSLRATRTAHTAKAPAAARPGAAAAVQKSAPAAKDGKPAKRKGGWILNVGVMTVATGIIATMSLPAFAFNPGDAESSAFGPSAADSMKKAQAQSVAVGEGVTASTVSRDAATATSQAQLDSQKAAAAATAAAEAARQRAAVSLANYASYSGPSVSDFLANPPYPSFSLAQVFSVAKQYIGTPYVYGGASPAGFDCSGYVMYVYAQFGISLPHSVSGEAARGTKISINDAQPGDLIVMPGHIGFYAGNGNIMDAPDSGRSISIRPIWTSDYYVVRLGI, encoded by the coding sequence TTGGCACACTCTGGTACGTCCGATCCTGCCCAGGACCGGACCCCTCAGGACCCGGATACCCTCGCTTCGACGTCGTCGACGACGTCCGCCTCCGGGTCGCAGCTCGTCTCCCGACGGTCGCTCCGCGCCACGCGGACCGCCCACACGGCGAAGGCTCCCGCGGCCGCGCGTCCCGGCGCCGCTGCCGCCGTCCAGAAGTCCGCGCCCGCGGCCAAGGACGGCAAGCCCGCCAAGCGCAAGGGCGGCTGGATCCTCAACGTCGGCGTCATGACCGTCGCCACGGGCATCATCGCGACGATGTCCCTGCCCGCCTTCGCGTTCAACCCGGGCGACGCCGAGTCGTCGGCGTTCGGCCCGAGCGCTGCGGACAGCATGAAGAAGGCGCAGGCCCAGTCCGTCGCCGTCGGCGAGGGCGTCACCGCCTCCACCGTCAGCCGCGACGCCGCCACCGCGACCAGCCAGGCGCAGCTCGACTCGCAGAAGGCCGCCGCCGCTGCGACCGCGGCCGCCGAGGCCGCCCGCCAGCGCGCTGCCGTGTCCCTGGCGAACTACGCCAGCTACTCCGGCCCGTCGGTGTCCGACTTCCTGGCCAATCCGCCGTACCCGAGCTTCAGCCTCGCCCAGGTGTTCTCGGTGGCGAAGCAGTACATCGGCACCCCGTACGTCTACGGCGGCGCCTCGCCCGCCGGCTTCGACTGCTCCGGCTACGTGATGTACGTGTACGCGCAGTTCGGCATCTCGCTCCCGCACTCGGTGTCGGGGGAGGCCGCGCGCGGCACCAAGATCTCGATCAACGACGCCCAGCCGGGCGACCTGATCGTGATGCCGGGCCACATCGGCTTCTACGCGGGCAACGGCAACATCATGGACGCACCCGACTCCGGCCGCTCCATCTCGATCCGCCCGATCTGGACCAGCGACTACTACGTGGTCCGGCTCGGTATCTGA
- a CDS encoding DUF2530 domain-containing protein, producing MRLWLRDDERRPDPVPVPTDDRRAVLVGIGLWVLALIPTLILAGPITAAGGGWWIWTVVVGIALGLLGFAYLSITRARRRR from the coding sequence GTGCGACTGTGGCTGCGCGACGACGAGCGCCGACCCGACCCGGTGCCGGTCCCGACGGACGACCGGCGCGCGGTGCTAGTCGGCATCGGCCTCTGGGTGCTCGCCCTGATCCCGACACTGATCCTCGCCGGCCCGATCACCGCCGCGGGCGGCGGCTGGTGGATCTGGACGGTGGTCGTCGGGATCGCGCTAGGCCTGCTCGGCTTCGCCTACCTCAGCATCACCCGCGCCCGCCGGCGCCGCTGA